The window CCCTCCTGTCTTTAGACGAGAAAGCCCAACGATCCATTTATAGGAAATGCTACAACCCATTGTTCCTCTTTTGACGATGAACCACTCCGGTACAACAAGCTAAAGGGACCTCCACGCTTCGTCCCCGGTGCGTAGGGCCGATCCCCGGGAAGGAAGACCGGAAAGTTTGTGTGAAGAGCAGAGAAAGAAAGTAGGTTTTTGTCTTGTTTTGTTTAGGCATTTGGTGTCCTTTCGGCCGGCCTGCTTAGCGACAGAGccaccctctttggggtcAGTGAGGAGGACAATCCCCCACTCCGGCGGTTTCCTTAAAAATGGATGGATACTTATTGGTGTTTGCTGGAATTCCGACTTGGGGATACCTTTTACCGATTGCCTGACCCTTCATTATTCTTTTAGTAAGATggggaaagaagaagaagaagaagaagaaccttgAAGAATGGTCCCCCTACTCACTACTCAGAGGGGATGAGATCAAAATCTCCGAAGCGATAGGACAAGTCATGGTGATCAATGGGAAAGACGGACGCATTGCCCCCGAGCTCGGTTAATAATGAATGCTGCACCTGAAGAACCACGAAAGAAAGGAGGAACATACTGCAGAAGACTTTGAGTAGAGGGAAATTATGTCAATCGGAAGAcgaagaatcaaagaaagaatgaatgaatgcAATGAAGCAAGCCAAGATCAATGGAGGGGCATCCAGTCAAGTACCCACATTCCGATTCCCAATCATGGATGAGCCTACAGATGCAAGNAGGGGGAGGCATTAGGGGCCGACTACAAGAAGCAAAGCTTCGTAGACTCGACAAGTCGCTTATAGAATGCCGACTACTATACTAAGTGTTCAGACTTTCCACTTCATTGAAGAAGGGAGGGAAGCGAGGCTTAGCGAGCTTTCTGCCGTCCGACCACTACATAAGCCACTGGGGGAGAAAGCTCTTTGAGCTCCCCTTCATTCGTTGCTAAGCCAAGGTCCCAGGTCTCCGAGTCAGCCCGCGCTTTTTCGAAGAATCCTGCACCCATGGGCATACGGCCTGGCAGGCCTTCCCTTTCCGCCGGAGCTTCATGGGCGTTGCCCCGTTCCCCAATCAGATAGATGTTTGGATGTGAGCTATACTCCGCGAGGAGCCAAACGGGCGTATGGCCTTCTTGCCATTTGACCTCTCTTCCCGTGTGACTAGGAATGCTCAGTGACAACCTCTCAATTGTCACCGCCTGGCCTCTCTCTCTTGCTACCACGGTAGCCCGCCCCTAGTGTGGTCAGCACCAATCGTGTTCGGGTCACGAAGCTTACACTCATTCACATTGGTTCATCCAGCTATGCCCCGGGCCTTTTGCTCTTTCTTCTAACGTCAAAGGTGGCCGGCCATTCGTCAACGCCCAGGAATCCGCTTGACATCTCAGCGGCGGGGTTGGATACCCGCATCCGATCGAAGTTCCATTTTAGCCCTAAGATAAAGGGGAGCTTTTCTAGGTGGGTCGCTTCGCGCAAGACATTGCTTAGGACCAACGGGTCACACGACAGGTGCACGATTGACTTTGCACGCTCCATCCTTCGGCCCTTCGCCTATCGGCTTGGCAGGCAAGCTAGCTGGATCCGTCTCTGGTTTCGATTCGTTATGCTCAGCACCTCCAACAAGCCCGTCAGTCTCTTGCCGCCTAAAACTCTGCCAATCAAGCGCTGCTTTACGTTTCATCCTGTGTGCCCAGAGAATGCTATGTGTTCTCCACTTTCAGACCTCGCAAAGAGAGAACGTGTTTATTCCTCtgactttctctctcattcgCGGAGCGAAGAAAGCCGGCATTGCCCCAGCTACCACTATCCTTGGGAAACCTAAAGGGCTACCGAAGGAAAGGGATGCAGTCTCTCCCTTGGTTTTTTGAGAGGAGAAGGCAGAGAAGAAAACGTCCTTAGCACAAGTTTTTTTGCTTCCTGCGCCCTTACTAGTAAAGGGGCTCTT is drawn from Cucurbita pepo subsp. pepo cultivar mu-cu-16 unplaced genomic scaffold, ASM280686v2 Cp4.1_scaffold000294, whole genome shotgun sequence and contains these coding sequences:
- the LOC111784913 gene encoding LOW QUALITY PROTEIN: uncharacterized protein LOC111784913 (The sequence of the model RefSeq protein was modified relative to this genomic sequence to represent the inferred CDS: inserted 1 base in 1 codon; substituted 1 base at 1 genomic stop codon), with the translated sequence MIMISTMRQSQEGRALRQFTLSTGKSAGRNSSGRITVFHRGGGSKRLQRRIDLKRSTSSMGIVERIEYDPNRSSRIAPVRWIEGVRQRKCKTIEEFAPPRKILEPTTTTIHGLFSFSSTPGKVDQRKVACFSPGQIAAYVVVGLPTRIPPCSKSPFTSKGAGSKKTCAKDVFFSAFSSQKTKGETASLSFGSPLGFPRIVVAGAMPAFFAPRMREKVRGINTFSLCEVXKWRTHSILWAHRMKRKAALDWQSFRRQETDGLVGGAEHNESKPETDPASLPAKPIGEGPKDGACKVNLTREERSNGKKAIRPFGSSRSIAHIQTXYLIGERGNAHEAPAEREGLPGRMPMGAGFFEKARADSETWDLGLATNEGELKELSPPVAYVVVGRQKAR